In Thermodesulfobacteriota bacterium, a single window of DNA contains:
- a CDS encoding FAD/NAD(P)-binding oxidoreductase — MKKVVILGAGCGGTMMANKMRRDLDPEEWSITIIDKDNVHYYQPGFLFVPFGINTSKEIKKTKREFIPKGVDFVISELVNVDWDAQKVTTKTAGTFSYDILIIATGCDIRPSEVEGMMDGWNKNIFNFYTYDGCQQLTKALRKFEGGKLVINIAEMPIKCPVAPLEFAFLADWHFQERGIRDKVEIEFVTPLAGAFTKPVATKVLTQSCIDKGIKITPNFNIGSVDAEKKVISSYTGAEVEYDMLVAIPPNMGSQALNDSGITDPMGYVPVDKHTLQPAGKDNVWVIGDATNVPTSKAGAVAHFEGDILHENIMAYIDGRPQHGRFDGHAL; from the coding sequence ATGAAAAAAGTCGTGATCCTGGGTGCCGGCTGCGGCGGCACCATGATGGCCAACAAGATGAGGCGGGATCTGGATCCGGAGGAGTGGAGCATTACCATTATCGACAAGGATAATGTCCACTATTATCAGCCGGGCTTCCTGTTCGTCCCGTTCGGTATCAACACCTCCAAGGAGATCAAAAAGACCAAGCGGGAGTTCATTCCCAAGGGCGTCGATTTTGTTATCTCCGAGCTGGTCAACGTCGACTGGGACGCCCAGAAGGTCACCACCAAGACAGCGGGGACGTTCAGCTACGACATCCTGATCATCGCCACCGGCTGCGACATCCGTCCGTCGGAGGTCGAGGGCATGATGGACGGCTGGAACAAGAACATCTTCAACTTCTACACCTACGACGGTTGCCAGCAGTTGACCAAGGCACTCCGGAAGTTCGAGGGCGGCAAGCTGGTGATCAACATCGCAGAGATGCCCATCAAGTGCCCGGTGGCGCCTCTGGAGTTCGCCTTCCTGGCCGACTGGCATTTCCAGGAGCGGGGCATCCGCGACAAGGTGGAGATCGAGTTCGTCACTCCCCTGGCCGGAGCGTTCACCAAGCCGGTGGCGACCAAGGTCCTCACCCAGTCCTGTATCGACAAGGGCATCAAGATCACCCCCAACTTCAACATCGGCTCGGTGGATGCCGAGAAGAAGGTCATCTCCTCGTATACCGGCGCCGAGGTCGAGTATGACATGCTGGTGGCCATCCCACCGAACATGGGCTCCCAGGCCCTGAACGACTCCGGCATCACCGACCCCATGGGGTACGTGCCGGTGGATAAGCACACCCTGCAGCCGGCGGGTAAGGACAACGTCTGGGTCATTGGCGATGCCACCAATGTCCCGACCTCCAAGGCCGGGGCTGTCGCCCACTTCGAGGGAGACATCCTGCACGAGAACATCATGGCGTACATCGATGGGAGGCCGCAGCACGGAAGATTCGACGGCCACGCCCTCTGA
- a CDS encoding DUF1641 domain-containing protein, which produces MDEALILERLDKLSEEIHSLKSGMLQELKQDLVPILNQATPKVMSFMSELEGQMDNEDLALLVKNILLNVRNLNQLLEMLKAGMELKEDLGPVIKQAAPKATAFMAGVEGTLDKDALVDLLRKTMANLEHFGSAMDMLKAGMELKDDLAPIGKAVLPKVTSFFAEMDGQVDPAALGLLLRKTLTNLDHLNAAMDMLKAGMELKDDLAPIGKAVLPKVTSFFAEMDGQLDSAALGDLVRKAVANLENFSAALDMLKAGMELKDDLAPIGKAVLPKVTSFFAEMDGQLDPAVLGDLVRKAVANLENFSAALDMLKAGMELKDDLAPIGRAVLPKVTSFFAEMDGQFDPAVLGDLVRKAVANLENFSAALDMLKAGMELKDDMAPILKAILPKVTAFFADLDGQVDLAVLPSLLRKLMVNLDNFDRLLAMVGPGMELADELGRIARQADVVTKLVQLLSSLEQRGVFRVIGRIAEATQGFKCSENQLNRMCAAISEVELGAPAYVGPFEMVNEIRDPNVQETLGFAFKIMRAVGCCLRANRIHQLEHEFPDELPGGSVHSESCA; this is translated from the coding sequence ATGGATGAAGCCTTGATCTTGGAACGGTTGGACAAGCTCTCGGAGGAGATCCATTCCCTGAAGTCCGGTATGCTCCAGGAGCTGAAGCAGGATCTGGTGCCGATCCTCAATCAGGCGACGCCAAAGGTCATGTCCTTCATGTCCGAGTTGGAGGGCCAGATGGACAACGAGGACTTGGCCCTCCTGGTCAAGAACATCCTCCTCAACGTCCGCAACCTCAATCAGCTCCTGGAGATGCTCAAGGCGGGCATGGAGCTCAAAGAGGATCTGGGGCCGGTCATCAAGCAGGCGGCCCCCAAGGCCACGGCTTTCATGGCCGGCGTGGAGGGGACCCTGGACAAGGATGCCCTGGTCGACCTGCTGCGCAAAACCATGGCCAACCTGGAGCACTTCGGCTCCGCCATGGACATGCTCAAGGCAGGCATGGAGCTCAAAGACGACCTCGCGCCCATTGGCAAGGCCGTCCTCCCCAAGGTCACCAGCTTCTTCGCCGAAATGGACGGCCAAGTCGATCCGGCTGCCTTGGGTCTCTTGCTCAGAAAAACCCTGACGAACCTTGACCACCTCAATGCCGCCATGGATATGCTCAAGGCCGGCATGGAGCTCAAAGACGACCTCGCACCCATCGGCAAGGCCGTCCTCCCCAAGGTCACCAGCTTCTTCGCCGAAATGGATGGCCAGCTCGATTCGGCTGCCCTCGGGGATCTCGTCCGCAAGGCCGTCGCCAATCTGGAAAACTTCTCCGCTGCCCTGGACATGCTCAAGGCAGGCATGGAGCTCAAAGACGACCTCGCACCCATCGGCAAGGCTGTCCTCCCCAAGGTCACCAGCTTCTTCGCCGAAATGGACGGCCAGCTCGACCCGGCTGTCCTCGGGGATCTCGTCCGCAAGGCCGTCGCCAACCTGGAAAACTTCTCCGCTGCCCTGGACATGCTCAAGGCAGGCATGGAGCTCAAAGACGACCTCGCACCCATCGGCAGAGCTGTCCTTCCCAAGGTCACCAGCTTCTTCGCCGAAATGGACGGCCAGTTCGACCCGGCTGTCCTCGGGGATCTCGTCCGCAAGGCCGTCGCCAATCTGGAAAACTTCTCCGCTGCCCTGGACATGCTCAAGGCAGGCATGGAGCTCAAAGACGACATGGCCCCCATTCTGAAGGCGATCCTTCCCAAGGTAACCGCCTTCTTCGCCGATCTGGACGGTCAGGTCGATCTGGCGGTCTTGCCTAGCCTGCTGCGTAAGCTCATGGTGAATTTGGACAACTTCGACCGGCTGCTGGCCATGGTCGGGCCGGGCATGGAGCTGGCGGACGAGCTGGGCCGTATCGCGCGCCAGGCCGATGTGGTGACGAAGCTGGTGCAGCTTCTGAGCAGCCTGGAACAACGAGGCGTCTTCCGGGTAATTGGCCGCATCGCGGAGGCTACCCAAGGCTTCAAGTGCAGCGAGAATCAGCTGAACCGGATGTGTGCTGCCATCTCCGAGGTGGAGCTGGGCGCGCCCGCCTATGTCGGCCCCTTCGAGATGGTGAACGAGATCCGCGATCCCAACGTCCAGGAGACTCTAGGCTTCGCCTTCAAGATCATGCGGGCCGTTGGCTGTTGCCTGCGGGCAAATCGCATCCACCAGCTGGAGCATGAGTTTCCGGATGAGCTCCCAGGGGGCAGCGTTCACAGCGAGAGCTGCGCCTAG